From Culicoidibacter larvae, a single genomic window includes:
- a CDS encoding glucosaminidase domain-containing protein, producing MKTFKIIITFLVALILVTANTEVLSVFAQSGMTTSENNASEANSDIASDEEKDVKGEEQTSEVENNSAEPRSDVVENYDINSEEILTLEELGALKGANDYEVEDANNARELLRAANAEKQFIYSSNRGWNQTMNLYYPERLSTVHSYINCSGYLMEYIGVNALDSNYYNVRYMGTVVAIKKSDTSEILNQSQIRSFPYYTKDSNGKLVYYIENNPKADNSYIFISRLGTAPSWMETNKKYYSFDGVYFKDDISKLGTVDSKTNAVNSSNPFIIYFDNLSARSKTNYSAAQLNSAFKYFYENSSYNGQTTKMLNTGQNFIDIQNKYGTNALLVMAMGIHESAYGTSAFAVDRNNLFGVNAIDSDPGQASYFPSVSAGIDAQGFFLSDSFATNDSSKYYGFHVGNKMSGMNVKYASDPYWGYKIAGHMQNFDTYLGGKDINKYTIGMLNEQTQVYKDTNGTTWFKYAYGTSRETLIYPVIILGESGSYYKVQLDSIPTNRNDGWLFGNQDGTYNYSTNVGYVKKTDVAYIQGSVDSGEQMGIRTEYVGASVVNNDLRLQVVTLDGSGATVPLKNVSAKYVNIATKEEVAVTVSAVSGNARSFYYTVGTEAISKGEYELVIDQNGSNMPVWTYTLTSKNYTLGNGKTAEIKSVNNTRLRVVINQQGTTGIRTEYVGASVVNNDLRLQVVTLDGSGATVPLKNVSAKYVNIATKEEVAVTVSAVSGNARSFYYTVGTEAISKGEYELVIDQNGSNMPVWTYTLTSKNYTLGNGKTAEIKSVNNTR from the coding sequence ATGAAGACGTTTAAAATAATAATAACTTTTTTGGTTGCATTAATCTTAGTTACTGCAAATACAGAGGTGCTTTCTGTATTTGCCCAAAGCGGGATGACTACATCGGAAAATAATGCGTCAGAAGCTAATTCTGATATAGCTTCTGATGAAGAAAAAGATGTAAAAGGTGAGGAACAAACTTCAGAGGTTGAAAATAACAGCGCTGAGCCACGAAGTGATGTTGTTGAAAATTATGACATTAATAGTGAGGAAATCTTGACGCTTGAAGAATTAGGTGCATTAAAAGGTGCGAATGATTATGAAGTAGAAGATGCTAATAATGCTAGAGAACTTTTGCGAGCTGCAAATGCTGAGAAGCAGTTTATCTATTCTTCTAATCGTGGCTGGAATCAAACGATGAATTTATATTATCCGGAGCGACTGAGTACAGTTCATTCGTATATTAACTGTTCAGGATACTTGATGGAGTATATAGGAGTAAATGCGCTGGATAGCAATTATTATAATGTACGATATATGGGTACTGTTGTTGCAATAAAAAAATCTGATACTTCGGAAATTCTCAATCAAAGTCAAATAAGGAGCTTTCCATACTATACGAAAGACAGTAATGGTAAGTTAGTTTACTATATAGAAAATAACCCTAAAGCTGATAATAGCTACATTTTCATTTCAAGACTTGGTACCGCTCCAAGTTGGATGGAAACAAATAAAAAATATTATAGTTTCGATGGTGTTTATTTCAAGGATGATATTAGTAAGTTAGGTACAGTGGATAGTAAAACTAATGCAGTTAATAGCAGTAATCCTTTCATTATTTATTTTGATAATTTGTCTGCCCGTAGTAAGACAAATTACTCTGCTGCACAACTAAATTCAGCATTTAAATATTTCTACGAAAATTCGAGCTATAATGGACAAACTACTAAGATGCTCAATACGGGACAGAATTTTATTGACATCCAAAATAAGTATGGGACTAATGCGTTGCTGGTAATGGCGATGGGCATTCATGAAAGTGCGTACGGAACTAGTGCATTTGCGGTTGATAGAAATAATTTGTTTGGAGTGAATGCAATTGATTCGGATCCGGGTCAGGCATCTTATTTTCCAAGTGTCTCGGCTGGGATTGATGCTCAGGGATTCTTTTTATCAGATAGCTTTGCTACAAATGATAGTTCGAAATATTATGGGTTTCATGTTGGAAATAAGATGTCAGGAATGAATGTTAAATATGCATCTGATCCATATTGGGGCTATAAAATTGCTGGTCATATGCAAAACTTTGACACGTATTTAGGCGGCAAAGATATTAATAAATATACTATTGGTATGCTTAATGAACAGACTCAAGTCTATAAAGATACAAATGGAACAACTTGGTTTAAATATGCTTATGGTACATCGAGAGAAACATTGATTTATCCAGTAATTATTTTAGGAGAGAGTGGTTCATATTATAAAGTGCAGTTAGACTCTATTCCAACGAATAGAAATGATGGTTGGTTATTTGGGAATCAAGATGGGACATATAATTATTCAACTAATGTTGGGTATGTTAAGAAGACAGATGTGGCTTATATACAGGGGAGTGTTGATTCTGGTGAACAGATGGGAATTCGAACAGAGTATGTAGGAGCAAGTGTAGTGAATAATGACTTGCGATTACAAGTAGTAACATTAGATGGAAGTGGTGCGACAGTACCACTGAAAAATGTAAGTGCGAAATATGTAAATATAGCGACAAAAGAAGAAGTTGCGGTTACAGTGAGTGCAGTTTCTGGGAATGCACGAAGTTTTTACTATACTGTAGGAACTGAAGCAATCAGTAAAGGTGAGTACGAATTGGTCATAGACCAGAATGGAAGTAACATGCCAGTCTGGACATACACGTTGACAAGTAAGAACTACACGTTAGGAAACGGAAAGACGGCAGAGATTAAATCGGTAAATAATACTCGACTGCGAGTTGTTATTAATCAGCAGGGCACAACGGGGATTAGAACGGAGTATGTAGGAGCAAGTGTAGTGAATAATGACTTGCGATTACAAGTAGTAACATTAGATGGAAGTGGTGCGACAGTACCACTGAAAAATGTAAGTGCGAAATATGTAAATATAGCGACAAAAGAAGAAGTTGCGGTTACAGTGAGTGCAGTTTCTGGGAATGCACGAAGTTTTTACTACACTGTAGGAACTGAGGCAATCAGTAAAGGTGAGTACGAATTGGTCATAGACCAGAATGGAAGTAACATGCCAGTCTGGACATACACGTTGACAAGTAAGAACTACACGTTAGGAAACGGAAAGACGGCAGAGATTAAATCGGTAAATAATACTCG
- a CDS encoding glycosyltransferase translates to MNKFVVLTRISKDKNIDRMIQMFAELENKTNHNWTLEIYGNGPHENTCKQLITDLNMLGKINLHDAVSDIGIALNDASIYLNMANAEGFSMAMLEAMSYGVVPVMLNNTIGLNEVIENGQNGFIVKDAAEMKSVLGEVITDMERIKYLGEKAALKSKKFSMHSSINKFISLIS, encoded by the coding sequence ATGAACAAGTTTGTGGTTTTAACAAGAATTTCTAAGGACAAGAATATTGATAGAATGATACAAATGTTTGCAGAGTTAGAAAACAAGACAAATCATAACTGGACATTAGAGATTTATGGTAATGGACCACATGAAAATACATGTAAACAATTAATAACTGACTTGAATATGTTAGGTAAAATTAATTTACATGATGCAGTATCTGATATTGGTATAGCTTTAAATGATGCAAGCATTTATTTGAATATGGCTAATGCCGAAGGTTTCTCAATGGCAATGCTTGAAGCAATGAGCTATGGTGTTGTTCCAGTTATGTTGAATAACACAATTGGATTAAACGAGGTAATTGAGAATGGACAGAATGGTTTTATTGTTAAAGATGCTGCTGAAATGAAGAGTGTTTTAGGTGAAGTTATCACTGATATGGAACGGATTAAATACTTAGGAGAAAAAGCTGCACTAAAAAGCAAAAAATTTTCAATGCATTCATCAATAAATAAATTTATTAGTTTAATAAGTTAG
- a CDS encoding lipopolysaccharide biosynthesis protein, with translation MNQVKGIIRNFAEYSIGPIGSAVIGFFSMTILTWLIAPAEYGKIGIFQIYLSFGNIIVTLGFDQAFMREFFQIKDKSMLFFNSIILPLVFIAVNTLVLFIFPEFWSQLIFGSPEYVYLIYGTAITLISIFTLRFAYVILRMENRGIVYSIVSLLTNVIIFILNIILLKFWSSSFESIVVANLIANIIVGVIAVVVTKKYWLIKKFQFNKKLFLKLLYFSTPLIPALVINLLFQSLGRLSIVWYSTEEQLGLFQVSMSISMLISVIQQAFTNGWVPIAYRWNTEGAPNKNYEFMGTVLIFLLLFVFFGVMIGREFIVLIIGSSYTPIMTIFPFLTLSYLMPTLAEVTGLGISFARKNSYLMVISIIVLIINFVGNWLLVPSMGAVGATISTGVSFVIFFWLRTIISRKLWYKFPLGKYILFTIAIVIGSIINTFVDRGVAFVINCIIEIVFVIVIILLVRKYKDRLINIRK, from the coding sequence GTGAATCAGGTTAAAGGTATAATTAGAAATTTCGCTGAATATTCTATAGGACCGATTGGTTCAGCGGTCATAGGCTTTTTTAGCATGACGATTTTGACCTGGCTAATTGCTCCAGCAGAATATGGAAAGATCGGAATTTTCCAGATATATTTAAGTTTTGGAAATATTATCGTTACCTTGGGATTTGATCAAGCATTTATGCGCGAGTTTTTCCAAATTAAAGATAAGTCAATGCTATTCTTTAACTCAATAATTTTACCTTTAGTATTTATTGCTGTTAATACATTAGTTTTATTCATATTTCCAGAGTTTTGGAGTCAACTTATTTTTGGTTCGCCAGAATATGTGTATCTTATTTACGGGACGGCGATTACGTTAATAAGTATTTTTACATTAAGGTTTGCATATGTGATTTTGCGTATGGAGAATCGAGGGATTGTCTACTCTATTGTTTCATTGTTAACAAATGTTATTATTTTTATTTTAAATATTATTTTATTGAAATTCTGGAGCTCAAGTTTTGAAAGTATTGTTGTAGCCAATCTTATTGCTAATATAATTGTCGGTGTAATAGCAGTTGTAGTTACCAAAAAATATTGGCTGATTAAAAAGTTTCAGTTTAATAAGAAATTATTTTTGAAATTACTTTACTTTTCAACGCCATTAATTCCGGCGTTAGTTATTAATTTGTTGTTCCAGTCATTAGGAAGATTATCTATTGTATGGTATTCAACGGAAGAACAATTAGGTTTGTTCCAAGTTTCGATGAGTATTAGTATGCTGATTTCAGTTATTCAGCAAGCTTTTACTAATGGTTGGGTACCTATTGCTTACCGGTGGAATACTGAAGGTGCACCTAACAAGAATTATGAGTTTATGGGAACAGTCCTCATTTTCCTTTTATTATTTGTGTTTTTTGGAGTTATGATTGGTAGAGAATTTATTGTATTAATTATTGGTAGTTCTTATACACCAATTATGACGATTTTTCCGTTTCTTACGCTAAGTTATCTCATGCCAACTCTTGCAGAGGTGACAGGACTAGGGATATCTTTTGCAAGAAAAAACTCATACTTAATGGTTATTTCGATTATTGTTTTGATAATAAATTTTGTTGGTAACTGGTTGCTTGTTCCATCAATGGGGGCAGTTGGTGCAACAATATCAACTGGTGTATCCTTTGTTATCTTCTTTTGGCTAAGAACTATTATTTCTAGAAAGCTATGGTATAAGTTTCCATTAGGTAAGTATATCCTATTTACTATCGCAATTGTAATAGGCTCAATAATTAATACTTTTGTAGATAGAGGTGTTGCTTTTGTAATAAATTGCATTATTGAAATTGTATTTGTTATCGTAATTATTTTACTTGTTCGTAAATATAAAGATAGATTAATTAATATAAGAAAATAA